The Elusimicrobiota bacterium genomic interval GATGGCCTCGGCCTTGTCGTGCTGCAGCGTCGGGTCCGCGAGCAGCTCCTCCAGCAGCGCCTCGACCTTCTTGTACTCCTCCAGCGCGGCGTGCAGCGAGCCGGTCCGCTCCATGACCTTGCCCCAGCGCCAGCGCGTGAGCGCGGCCTGCGAGAGGCCATTGAGGCGCTGCGTGCGCGGCGTCATCGAGGGGTTGGCCTCGGGCTGGCCCAGCCTCGCCCGCGCGGCCTTCTCGAACCACTCGCTGGCGCGGGCCCAGTCCTCGACGGCGGCAGCCGTGGTCGCCCCCACGAACCAGGCGTCGGGGAGGTCGGGGCGCAGGGCCTGCGCGAGTATGAAGTGCTCGTAGGCCTCCGGCGTGCGGCCCTGGTGGGCGCGCTCGTTGCCCAGGTCGACGTGGCTGCGGTAGCGGTCGAGCGGCAGGGCGCTGTTCTGGAGCGCCGTCTCGAGGAACTCCTCGACGCGGTCCGGGCACAGGAAGTGTGCGAAGTTGGCGAGATAGCCGCACGTCCGCGGCGAGCGGTCGGTGCCGTCCTCGTAGCCGACGATGAGCGTGTTGAAGTGCCGCTCGGTCGAGAACGTGTAGTCCTCGGGCTTGAAGAGCTTCATGTGGCGGTAGAGCAGGTGCGCGAGGTAGTCGGGGC includes:
- a CDS encoding glycosyltransferase family 2 protein, with amino-acid sequence MKRLSSEKPYLSFAMIVRNCETTLPGSLEACLKSVRKVAPDAEIVIVDTMSSDNTPEIARRYADVYAEYKGPKGDWTKETQFDKPGNPLWDAAAARNESFRLASGRWLAWIDSDDVLLWEEDARDLLKLNGRWRPEVGSEKCELDRSLIDTLRWVEEKRPKTRVIHAPYLYRSDEHGAAMEWQDRERIMRDDAHYVWRSTGHEVCVPESSAYFTRPDYLAHLLYRHMKLFKPEDYTFSTERHFNTLIVGYEDGTDRSPRTCGYLANFAHFLCPDRVEEFLETALQNSALPLDRYRSHVDLGNERAHQGRTPEAYEHFILAQALRPDLPDAWFVGATTAAAVEDWARASEWFEKAARARLGQPEANPSMTPRTQRLNGLSQAALTRWRWGKVMERTGSLHAALEEYKKVEALLEELLADPTLQHDKAEAI